The Fusobacterium necrophorum subsp. necrophorum genome includes the window ACTCCACTTCCAAAATCAATATTTCCTGAGTTATCCACTATTCCGGAAGCATATATTCCATAGTTACGACCGATAGCCCCACTTGAACTAATATTGGTACTGTTAGTGATATGACTGGTTTCATCACTGGAATAAATAAAGGTTGCATTATTAGATAAAGTTGCACTTCCACCTGTACTTGTAATCGTATTATTCCCTATATTTACAAATCCAAATGAGGTATCTCCTAAGTTAAAAGTGCTTCCTGTACTTGTTATTGTTTGTCCGCTTCCTACCGTATATACTCCCACAGATTCTTTGGATGAACCTGTTGTAATACTTCCTGATACATTGACATTTCCGTTCTTTGAGTACAATCCTATTGAACCATTTCCAACTTTAATGTTTCCACTACTATTTTCTTCAAATCCATACATAGCGACTGAATAATCTCCTACTGTGATATTTCCCATATTTTTTAATGGATTGCTTCCGATTGAGGTTGCGTTGGTATACATAGCCACATTTGGATTGCTCAATGAAGCAGAGTTTCCTAATGTAATGCTTCCTTGGTTTATCGTATCATAGGAAGCACCATTTTGAGCGCGTTTTGCAAACATTCCGACATTCTTATCCCCACTGCTTGTTATATCTGCTGTATTTTCAAATGTTACAGTTCCTGAAATATTTCCCGGTTCATAAGTTAATCCTACGGAATCATCCCCATTTAATACAATTGTTCCTGCATTTTTAAGTCCTGTTGTCGTATTCTTAACTGTTGTTATATTTCCGGCGCTATCTTTTTCTACATCAGAATAGTAAATCGCTGTGGAGGAAGCACCTGTTGTTATATTTCCTGTATTCGAGATTTCTGTATTATTTAATCCATAGATTCCGGATGATGAATTTCCCACAGTTATTTTATTTGCATTGTGAATGATTGCATTTTTTCCATAAATTCCGGCTGAATTTAGTCCTGATAAATCAATAGTTCCATGATTGGTCAATGTTACAACTGCTTTTGTAGTTGTATCATTTTCTTGTGCCATAGCGATTTGACCTGCTTGTGTTCCTGTTATTGTATTGTTATTCGTTATAGCGGAACTTGAAATTTCCATTAAATTATATTCATCATTCGCATTATCTAAGTTTACTGCTTGATTTACATTTAAATGGCTATGGTATAACATAAAGGTTCTGAAGTTACTTCCTGTTATATGAGGTCTTTCACTTGCAGATAATCCACTGAATAAGTTTATTGCAGAAGTATTAGATAACTCCATATTTACTCTTTCTGTTAAGAACAATCTTGAGTCCTGATTCATGGTTAAATTTAAGTTACCTAATGTACTTGTTCCTCCATTTCCATAGCTACTTCTTGCCCAAGTTGCTATATTGGTTGGATTTAATGGAGTATAGCTACTAATTATTCCTAATGTTCCTCCACCTGTATAATAGAAAGCGGTTCCTCTTTTTATGGTATCTGTTGACCCTTGTACTGTTGCATTTACCGGTCCTTTTAATAAAATGCTTCCGGTTGGGGTATAAAATAGTAAAGCTCCTTTATTCGTTCCTGTTCCTGTTATAACAGTACTTGTTCCTCCATTGTTTCCAATCGAGATTGTTCCTCCAGCTGTAAAGAAGTTTACTCCACTATCATAAGCAGAAATGTTTGCAGAATCTATTGCTAAGTTCCCTGCTGAATATACTCCAACTGAGTTTTCTCCTGCTATATCTGCTGTTACATCCAAATTATTTCCAGTTAATGATGAGCCTGAAGTAACTACTAATGCTGCTGAACCTCTGTTAGCATTTGCTGATGAAGATGTTCCATTCATTCCTGATGTTCCATTTATTGTTAATGTTCCTCCTGTTGCAGTTACAGTCGAGTTCCCATCTACAATGAAACCATAAGCTGCATCTCCACTCACTGTAGTAGCTCCACTATATGCTAATGAACCATTATTATTTACATATACTCCGCTTGCTTCATTTCCTGATACATCTATTTTTGCGCCAGAGGCAATAGTACTTCCTGTTCCACCATCTAAATAGTATCCTGTACTCTTATTTCCTGTCAATGTTACTGTACCAGAACTTACATTCATATTTGAACCACTTGCTCCATAGTTTCCTATTGTTTCATCTCCTGTTAAAGTAATATCTCCACTATTATTTATTGTACTGTTTCCGGTTGAATAAGTTCCAATTCCATATTGGCCATTGACTACTATATTTCCATCATTGGTGACTGTACCAGTATTTGCTATCGCTCCTATACTACGTGTAGCTGTAGTAGAAGCTCCAAGAGTTATAGTTCCACTATTTGTAATATTACCATTATTGATTGCATACACTCCTACATTTCCGGTTCCATGAGTCAAAGTAATATTTCCAGTATTCGTCACGGTTCCTGCTGAGTATACACCGAAGTTGGAGCCGATACTTCCTGTTGAAGTGATTGCTGTTGCATTTGTTATATTTCCTGTTGTATCACTTGAATAAATAAATACTCCATTGCCTGTTAATGTCGCTACTCCTCCTGCTATATTTAAAGTATTTCCACTACCTGTGTTAACAAATCCATAAGAAGTAGCCCCAATATTATACTTAGCATTTGTACTTGTTATAGTTTGTCCACTTCCTGTTGTAAACACTGCTGTTGCTTTTGTATTTCCTACTGTGATTGTTGGAGACTCACTAACACTTCCAATGCTTACAATTCCTCCTTGGGAATATAGAGCTATCCCACTCTTTCCAGCTGTAACATTTCCTGTTGTCTTTTCTTCAAATCCATACAAACCTATTCCATTATCCCCTACTGTGATTGTTCCTGTATTTTCCAATGAATTCGTTCCTGTTGAAGTTGCATTCGTATATATTCCAACTCCACTTGCTCCAAGGGAAATTTTATTTGAATTTAAAGCTGTATATCGGACAGAGTTGGCGTCTTTAGCTACATACATTCCTGTACCTTTTGATGCAGTTCCACTTATAGTACCTTCATTTTCAACAGTTGTACTTGAAGATAACTTAGATACATAACTCATCCCTATACCCTTATCTCCAGCAAGAGTAATAGTTCCATTATTCTTAAGTCCAGTTGTTTTATAGTCCTTAGCGTAAATCGCTGTTGAACTTTCTCCTACTGTTATATTACCACTATTTTCTATATCAGTATCTCCACTTCCTTTATTGCTTCCATAGATCGCAACTCCTGTGTTTCCTACTGTAATACTTGCTCCAGCCGCATTTTTTATTTTACCATTGCTGGCATACATAGCAAGAGAATTTGTACCTTTCAATTCAATAGTTGCATTATTTATTAATTTAACCCAATCTTTATCAGTTTCGGTATTTTCTTGTGCCATTAAATTAACATTACTATCCGTTGTACTCAATGTAGTATCATTTATAATGGATGAATTCGATAAAGCTATTTTCTTAAAATCAGCATATGTAGTACCTGCATTTGCTGTTAATTCACTCTTGTATAATAAATAATCATTATATCCTGTTCCTAATATATTAGCTCCCAAACTTCCTAGACTAGCACTTCCAAGATCTGATACATTAGATCGCACAAATGAAGCAACTGCAAGATTAGAATTTGGAGACATATTTAAAGTTAAATTATTTAAATTGTTAAACCCTGTTATGCTACTTATTCCTGTAAATGGTGTATAAGTAACCGTCGAAGGTGTTGTAGCAGGAGGTATATAAAATGCTGTCCCATTAGTAGCTATATCAGCAGTTGTTGCAGAACTAAAGTCTACTGTTCCTCCATTGGAACTTTGCATAAATGCTAATGAACTAGCTTCTGTTTTTACCGTAGCTCCACTAAACTTTATTGTACCCTTATCAGCATAAACATTTATTGCACCATTTTTAGCTTCAACAGTTCCTCCTGTTGCCTCAATTGTTCCACCAACAGTTCCTCCAGCATATAATGCTATTCCAGAAGTTCCATCTGCTGTAATACTACCTCCTGCTGCTGTAATGGTTCCTTCTAATGCTGCCGCTGCAACTGCTTCTTTTCCTGTTACAGTAACAATTTTATTATTTGTAATATTGGCACCAGCTCCTCCAACAACTAATCCTTTTACAGAAGTTCCATTCATACTTATTGTTCCATTATTTGTAGCTGTTCCAGCTGTTGCATAAATTCCTGTGCTATCTTCCGCTGTTCCTGTAATTTTTGCTCCATTAGCTATTGTTAACGTTTTACTATTATATGCGCCTATACTGCTTTTTCCACTTACATTAATTTCACTGCTATTCTCAGCTGTAAATGTACCTGTATTATATACTCCAGCTCCGTTTGTTCCACTGAAATTTATTTTACCATTGTTAATACCTTTATCATCTACATCTATTGCCATCCCCAAACTTTTTTTTCCACCAATATTTAGAGTACCCTTATTGGTAGCTACTGCTTCTTTATTATCTGCTGTTGTTTCAAAATTCCCTGCTGTCATTCCATAAAATTCATCTGAAACAGTTGATGTAATAGTTTTTCCTGAAGCTAATGTTACTTTCCCATCTTTTCCAGCTTGCATCAATGAATTCTGAATTCCTGTTGCTCCAACAGTAATATCTTTGTCAAGTTTTACTTCATAAATATCACTTCTTATCAATGCTCCACCCGTTGCAGATGAGTCAAAATTAAATGTATTTCCTATTGTTGTATCATTTAAAACCATAGTACTTTGATTAACATTTGCAGCCGGAAGAGCATTTTGAGAATTTCTTAAAAATCCCACATTATTTGTTCCTCCAACTTCTACATTTAATTTTGTTATTTTAGAAAGAGGATCTCCTGATGATTTTCCTTGAGCTATAGAAATTCCAACATTATTTTTACCTTGTACAGATATTTTTTTAGTATCTCCTCCTCCAGTTATATCTGTTAAATCATAATAAGTGGTAGTTGTCCCTCCATTTTTCATATTATAATAAGATCTCATTCTGAATCCATAGTTATTTTCTCCATTTACTTCTATATTACCTAAAGTTAATCTAGTGTTAGGTGAGGCATTAAAATAATTTCCATAATCAATCCCTATACTTCTTTTTGAATTAATTATTATTGTACCATCATTTATAGTTTGTGGTTGCTTTTTAAAATATCCATTGGAACTAGGAGTATATTCTGTATCTATTTGAATTCCTACTAGGTTGTATCCACTTTGTAAAGTTATAGTTCCTGTATTTTTAAGTATACTTGTTACTGTTCCATTCTCCACATTCAAATAATGACTATGTCCTCCACCATCATTTGCTAATAATTGATGTTCAAAACCTAACAAAAGATTTTCTGAACTTGGATTATTATGACCATGTAATTTTAAGTTTCCAGCAAAATGATATACTCCATCAGTAGAACTATTATGCCCTACTTCATATGGATTTAAACTAACAAAATACAATGTCCCATTTCCTAAATCGGATTCTCTAGTTATTTCATAATCGCCATTTATAGTAACTGAATGATCTGCTGCATCACTTATAAAATAAATTCCTTGAGAAGTTGAATTTCCCGCATTTAATTGCGTCCCTGGAGTCCCATCATTCTTTGTAACTACAACGGGACCTCCGGTCATAATTCTATTATTAGCGCCATATTTTAAATGTATTGGTGTAGTTGTATTATATGTATGATAATTTTCAAGATATAATCCACTTTGATTTGTTACATATGATGTTCCTTGACCAAATCCAGTACCATTAAATGTTAAATCAGGAGGATTTGATATTGTTATTTTAGGCTGAATTGGTGCTGTTACGGATGGAGTCACAGGTGAAAAGCTCAAAGTTGTTGGTAAGTTTGGAGTAGTTACTGTGGGGGCAGTCACTGTAGGAGCAGTCATCGTTGGTGCTGTTGCAGTTATTGTTACTGCTGTCGGAGGTATTATATTTATGCTAGGAGTATTAAATTCTATTGCCTCAGGTTGAGTTGGAGTTACTGGATTTTTATCGGCTATAGTTATTGTTCCCTTTACCACCTGTTTCGGTCTTACTCCCGCACTTACATCGAAATCTACAATGGGTTCTTCTACTTGTTTTACTCTTACTAAACCATATCCACTAATTAATCCATTTCTATTATTACTACTTGCAGAAGTTGCATTACTGTTTATTGAAAACGAAGAATATTGATCACTTAAAGGGGATACATATCTTTCATAAAAATTATTACTTCTTGTAAAGATTTCTTCATAAAGATATTTTTCAGATTTATCTCCTCTTCCTTTGTATGCTTTTGACCAATTGTTATACAGATAATTCAATCCGAATTGCCAGGAAGACCAAGGAGATTTTACCACTTGATCCCCTTGTTCCATTAATTGGACTAATTCTAATTGAGTGCCTTTTAATTTCTTACTATTTTCTTCCTTGATTCGTCTTAGCATTTCACTTAACCTATCTGTGGATAAACCTATTTCCTGTTTCGTTGCTACGGTCGCATGCACTCCTTGTGCAAAAGCATTCATTCCCAACATGACATATAGTAATACGAGACCTATGGAAAAACTTATATTTCTATTTCTTTTCGCTATCCATCGCAAATTTTTTTCTACTTCTCTCAATTGATTCTTAACCATAATTCTCCTCCCCATTCATATAATTCTATTATTTTTTATTATATCACAACAGAGTCATTTTCAGAGCTAAATATTAATACTCTTTTGTTTAATTATAGTACATTTATTCTATTTTTATAATGATTTCTCTTAAAATAGGCTATTGTACCTTCCATCAAATCAGAGTTTGCGAAACAAGAGGGATTACGTAAATCAATCCCAATTTTTAAGAGTTTCATGGAAAAAAACACATAAAATGTAAAAAGCAATCCTTTATTTGAGATAGAAAAAGGGATTTCAAAGATTCTATTTCTAAAATCTCTAAAATCCCTTTGAACATTTCATTAGAAAATAACTCTTAGCCCTAAACCTACTCTCTTATTCTTTCCTTTGCTATCATATCCGACATTCGCTGTAATTCCATATCTTTCATTATCCAATCCTACATTTAAATCTGTTTTGATATTTCCTCGTCTATCTTCTTTTTCTCCTCTGATTCCAAACCAGTCTGCATTTGTATAAGCAACTCTTGCTTTATTCCTAGCATTTGCCACCCTACCTAGTTCATTTTCATAAGCTACTCCAAGTCTTGCTCTTAGGAAATTTCTTTCTGATAACGAAGTCTTATAGATTAATTCTGTTCCTATTTCTGGTTTTAATGAAAGATAGTCATTTGATTTTACTTCTAACCTTACTTCTCCACTCTTTTCTTTAATCTTTTGGAATCTTCCATATTCCGCTTTCATGCTTCCATATCCCCTTAGACTAAAGTTTTCGCTCCATCGAAGTGTTTTACTCAATTCATTCTTTAGCGCCATTCCATAAGACCAGTATCTCGATCTTGCTTGGAATATTTCATCTACCACTAAGAATTTTCTATTCATCTTATTGTATCCTACAAACCCTTCTCCAGATATTGTCCAATTCAAACTATTGTTTTCATCAAATGCTTCTGATTTAAATATTCCAAGTTTTGCTTGTAACATCTCTTCTTTTGAATTACCGATATCTTTAAATTTATTTGTATTATGAACTATACCTGTGTACCAACCTGTAGTATCTCCTAATCTGAATGTTTCATTTTCTCCTACATAAGCCACTCCATATGCATTGCTCTTGTAATCGATGATTCCTGCTGTATCAGTAGAATATTCTCCATTCATTCCAAATACTTTTAATTTATTTGAATCTTTAGAAGCTGTTCTCCATTCTCTTCTTAGATAATTAAATTCTTTATCTAAAACAGATCCAGTTGCTTGAATTCTTTGTTGCAGATTTCCATATTGATGTCCCATCATTTCATCAAATGCTTGATGTAATAAAACTTCTTCATTCTTTCCAATATTATTTAATTTTTGGAAAAGTTTATTTTCTTTAGTTCCTAATCCATCAACACCATATCTTTGTTCTAAACCGTCTGTAAAGTTATAAACATCTTTTGGTTTTACAGGTAGTGCTTTATTTCCAGCCCATGCAGTATAAGGAATCTTAGACATTACTATATTTGAATCTATATATCCATTTTTATCAAGTGAAGCTGTTGCTGTCCAAGTTAAACTTCCTGAATAAATGTTCCAGTTAGTAACTTTTTTATTTTTCAACATTGCATCTCTATAAGGTTTTATGATTCCCGGATCTTTTATAATAATATCTTTATTTGTAGTGTACTTAGAAGCTTCTACTCCAACTATTAAATCAGCTTTATCTGTTAGTTTGTCCAGACCTTCTATCGGATTTGTTCTATTTATTCCTGATGTATCTATGTACATTCCTATACTATCTTTCGAAACTAATTGGTCTCTTTCATACTTAGGGAAATCTTTTATATCTATACCTTCTATTGCTTTTCCATCAATTGAAGGAGCTTCAGGAGTGTTTGGATCTATTTTTATTTCTTTAGCTATAAATGGGCTAACTTTAACTCCATCTCTAGTTATAACAGGAATTTCCGGTTTAGTATCTATCTTTACATTATTTAGACCTTTACTTGTATCAGCTGGCTCATATGTATATTCATTTTTAGAGTTTGTTCCTGTAACTCTAATTATACCGTAGTTTTTAATCTTTCCACCTTTTAGATAAACTCCTACTCCATCTGTTGCATTTATTATTATAGAACCTTGGTTATTTAAAGTTGCATCTTGTCCTAGATAAACTCCTACTACTTTAGATAGTCCTGTTTTTCCTGTTTCAATTGTACCTTTATTTATACCTTCGGCTCCATTATCTAAGTATATACCGGTAGTACTATCTGCATTAAGACTTATCTTACTTTCGTTTATAACTTTAACACCTTTTCCTGAACCATACATACCTATACTATTTGCATCTTGAACAGATATTGTACCTGCATTTGTAATGCTTCCACCATTAGAATTTTTATCTCCACCTATTGCCATTCCAATTCCATAAGATTCTTTTGCTACATCAGAAGCTCCTACACTAATTGTACCTCTATTAGTAGCATTTCCACCTTTTATAGTATAAATTCCTACATTTCCTGTTCCTGCTTCAAAATTTATATTTCCTGTATTTGTAATAGTTCCGGCTGAATAAATTCCGTAGTTTTTATCTCCAGTAGCTGTTAAATCAGTTTCGCTTACAACTGTTCCTTTCGTATCTTCTGAATAAATATAAACAGAGTCTTTTCCTAAGTTAGCAGTAGTTGCACTTGCTGTTGTTATTGTATTTCCTTTTCCTGTATTTACAAATCCAAAAGAGTTATTTTTTAAATCAAATGTTGTTCCTGTATTTGAAATATTTTGTTTTGTTCCAACTGTGAAAACTCCTACAGCTTCTTCAGCACCTGTAGTTATTTTTCCTCCAGCTAAATCAATACTTCCTCCTTTTGAATATATTGCAGTACCTGCATCTCCTACTGTTATATTTCCTCTATTTCTTAAAGTAGCAGTACTTCCTGTACCAGAATGGAAAATTCCTATAGATTCTTTTCCTGTTGTTGTGATTGATGCTCCAGCTGCATTTTCTATTATTCCATTCTTCGCATAGATTGCTGTTGAATTTGCTCCTGTCAATTCTATACTTCCATTGTTAGTTATCGTTACTGCACTCGTATCAGTTAATTTATTTTCTTGGGCTATTGCTACTTGATTTGCTAATGTTCCACTTATATTTTTGTTGTTTATAATGCTTGAATTTGATATTTCAAGTCTTCTATAATCATCATTAGGATTATTTAAATTAACATTTTTATCTATTGTTAATTGG containing:
- a CDS encoding autotransporter-associated N-terminal domain-containing protein, giving the protein MVKNQLREVEKNLRWIAKRNRNISFSIGLVLLYVMLGMNAFAQGVHATVATKQEIGLSTDRLSEMLRRIKEENSKKLKGTQLELVQLMEQGDQVVKSPWSSWQFGLNYLYNNWSKAYKGRGDKSEKYLYEEIFTRSNNFYERYVSPLSDQYSSFSINSNATSASSNNRNGLISGYGLVRVKQVEEPIVDFDVSAGVRPKQVVKGTITIADKNPVTPTQPEAIEFNTPSINIIPPTAVTITATAPTMTAPTVTAPTVTTPNLPTTLSFSPVTPSVTAPIQPKITISNPPDLTFNGTGFGQGTSYVTNQSGLYLENYHTYNTTTPIHLKYGANNRIMTGGPVVVTKNDGTPGTQLNAGNSTSQGIYFISDAADHSVTINGDYEITRESDLGNGTLYFVSLNPYEVGHNSSTDGVYHFAGNLKLHGHNNPSSENLLLGFEHQLLANDGGGHSHYLNVENGTVTSILKNTGTITLQSGYNLVGIQIDTEYTPSSNGYFKKQPQTINDGTIIINSKRSIGIDYGNYFNASPNTRLTLGNIEVNGENNYGFRMRSYYNMKNGGTTTTYYDLTDITGGGDTKKISVQGKNNVGISIAQGKSSGDPLSKITKLNVEVGGTNNVGFLRNSQNALPAANVNQSTMVLNDTTIGNTFNFDSSATGGALIRSDIYEVKLDKDITVGATGIQNSLMQAGKDGKVTLASGKTITSTVSDEFYGMTAGNFETTADNKEAVATNKGTLNIGGKKSLGMAIDVDDKGINNGKINFSGTNGAGVYNTGTFTAENSSEINVSGKSSIGAYNSKTLTIANGAKITGTAEDSTGIYATAGTATNNGTISMNGTSVKGLVVGGAGANITNNKIVTVTGKEAVAAAALEGTITAAGGSITADGTSGIALYAGGTVGGTIEATGGTVEAKNGAINVYADKGTIKFSGATVKTEASSLAFMQSSNGGTVDFSSATTADIATNGTAFYIPPATTPSTVTYTPFTGISSITGFNNLNNLTLNMSPNSNLAVASFVRSNVSDLGSASLGSLGANILGTGYNDYLLYKSELTANAGTTYADFKKIALSNSSIINDTTLSTTDSNVNLMAQENTETDKDWVKLINNATIELKGTNSLAMYASNGKIKNAAGASITVGNTGVAIYGSNKGSGDTDIENSGNITVGESSTAIYAKDYKTTGLKNNGTITLAGDKGIGMSYVSKLSSSTTVENEGTISGTASKGTGMYVAKDANSVRYTALNSNKISLGASGVGIYTNATSTGTNSLENTGTITVGDNGIGLYGFEEKTTGNVTAGKSGIALYSQGGIVSIGSVSESPTITVGNTKATAVFTTGSGQTITSTNAKYNIGATSYGFVNTGSGNTLNIAGGVATLTGNGVFIYSSDTTGNITNATAITSTGSIGSNFGVYSAGTVTNTGNITLTHGTGNVGVYAINNGNITNSGTITLGASTTATRSIGAIANTGTVTNDGNIVVNGQYGIGTYSTGNSTINNSGDITLTGDETIGNYGASGSNMNVSSGTVTLTGNKSTGYYLDGGTGSTIASGAKIDVSGNEASGVYVNNNGSLAYSGATTVSGDAAYGFIVDGNSTVTATGGTLTINGTSGMNGTSSSANANRGSAALVVTSGSSLTGNNLDVTADIAGENSVGVYSAGNLAIDSANISAYDSGVNFFTAGGTISIGNNGGTSTVITGTGTNKGALLFYTPTGSILLKGPVNATVQGSTDTIKRGTAFYYTGGGTLGIISSYTPLNPTNIATWARSSYGNGGTSTLGNLNLTMNQDSRLFLTERVNMELSNTSAINLFSGLSASERPHITGSNFRTFMLYHSHLNVNQAVNLDNANDEYNLMEISSSAITNNNTITGTQAGQIAMAQENDTTTKAVVTLTNHGTIDLSGLNSAGIYGKNAIIHNANKITVGNSSSGIYGLNNTEISNTGNITTGASSTAIYYSDVEKDSAGNITTVKNTTTGLKNAGTIVLNGDDSVGLTYEPGNISGTVTFENTADITSSGDKNVGMFAKRAQNGASYDTINQGSITLGNSASLSNPNVAMYTNATSIGSNPLKNMGNITVGDYSVAMYGFEENSSGNIKVGNGSIGLYSKNGNVNVSGSITTGSSKESVGVYTVGSGQTITSTGSTFNLGDTSFGFVNIGNNTITSTGGSATLSNNATFIYSSDETSHITNSTNISSSGAIGRNYGIYASGIVDNSGNIDFGSGVGNLGIYMVKGGKGTNTATITVGASDVTNELFGVGMAAGYIGDATTAPTTGTVENQGTINVNGPYSIGMYGAKTGTIVTNKHDIILNASNTTGIYVEEGAKAINDGTIKTGASGLSNVNGVVLGSGSTLENNGTINIAATASNGVLLKGGTIANYGSITVSGSGSEETKLLNSTPTSKGIGSVVIEAPAGATTATITAGGVVVTPTIVSTTARNPISVSADSIGLYVNTSGKDFTSSITGLGHLTSQADLIIGTEAAASTISKYIQIKDNKILDPYNNAILSSGVSKWNVYSGSLGWITTPTLDPGTGKVTNLYMAKIPYTEWAKNQDTYNFTDGLEQRYGVEELETRENQLFQKLNSIGNNEEVLLYQAFDEMMGHQYANVQQRIQATASILDKELKYLKKEWDTKSKDSNKIKAFGMRGEYKTDTAGVMDYSSHAKGVAYLHEKETVQLGNTTGWYAGLIHHEFKFKDIGKSKEEMLQAKWGVFKSTAFDHNNSLNWTISGEMFVGRNRMHRRYLVVDEIFHAKSRYWTYGLALTNEVSKTFRTSESTFVKPYGELKVEYGRFQKIKEKNGEVRLEVKANDYYSVKPEIGVEAGYKHDLSTRGALTARVGVAYSNELGRVAKGKNQARVAYTNADWFHIRGEKEDRRGSLSTDLNLGLENERYGITANIGYDSKGKNKRAGLGLRVIF